From the Oryzias latipes chromosome 22, ASM223467v1 genome, one window contains:
- the disp2 gene encoding protein dispatched homolog 2, with protein MDDCARIGESSDAIVTDDSSVDDRDVQQAGQSDIPVLSLCPPDGSAETQLAISQSDRELCDSCSSLGRPSSSFQLYHQVPHCLHDSTKQKKCRHCSPCSSAKPHACHSNTAGCHGEGNVLVKVGHSSGSAHQTSSHGAVRCHWLHGSNESRAQKPRQHHVITVRYGRLCSLLKSYSRLIVDYPSLLLLGCAVLLLGCSLAGFLIGPLPDFSDPMLGFEPRGTYIGVRLSSLSKLQENTGPGKAMTAVPQQLSGRLEDVFSQGSNGSRGSSRGLFKRMLATDASPDAFLCDAPGESLARLVFRSENSASLWSLKAIQAMCAMEEARIRSQVKFQDLCQLHVKAEGTRRGCCPSWSLGNYLAVLSNASCCLSLNAQQVSDALKLLQKCAPYYHEGRLVEACVERPARGSCFTVPSRCKQSRVVFQILHFLVDKDFLGPDTVEYQIPTLKYSLMFLPVDKGEPMMEVYMNSLESRDLTYNNTTITGIDFGIKKSLFKYYLTRDLVYLVLAVFCLLFTMVLYLNSVFIVALSILSIAGSLLTSYFFYKVVFRLTFFPMISLSAALILLGSCSNQVFIFSDFWNLHLMQNPSASPGKRVARALREVGYLILASGLTSSAAFWSGYLSSITAIRCFSVYLGTSSLISSLLSLIWLPCVFTLRDRYRKAHPASSAAQGWKPCCSKNTEGFWETSSHKKCLFMVSQKLREVKRGLTDTSSLLFLKILPCGVIKFRYIWVCWFAVLAVGGTYMSCVEPGMKLSTLESQVAQLFRSSHPFERYDAEYSHVFMFERQKRGEDKPVTLMLVWGVKPTDNGDHLDPRSSGSLVLDLDFNMSHPEAQIWLRDLCGRVQNQSFYSSPSLEDEDLVTENICLVDQLVRWVSSRRCSESHFCCSGVHFPYPPEVFESCLSLMLVERYTEGRPPPSDSLYFHLDGRVAALVLSFKTTYLYSFNFSRTSVFYQQILTWFNGEMSGAPQGLEKGWFVGPLSLFDLQQSLSTETLVVAGSSVAFTFVLLLLTTWNIALSIYATAAVGGTVFVTVGLLVLLEWQLSGLEALFISAAAGLSVDFVANYCISYSLAPHSDKIGKVVHSTKKMGCPVAIVSGAFFFMGVVMLPATALHFRKLGIFLFLVKCVACGFATFFFQSLCCFFGPKRRCRTIQLPCLSERANGALTPCPEPGSSSSSAANGAFGKSHVRRSYDREPDGYLYPHHQRQQKQMEGGDDVNRRAEQYELQPLAYRLSDSFENSTCTSKLSNRPSVLSDEIEYCEGELSNTSRDKESHAICQAPPALQTSSPYREPTLKNAAGDKLLCKTCTAAVKEWSGTPRSVSSSFISQTLDTSDQLLPCGGNNVVDGEGQREEPLLYCSQSSCEGLEDSCDTCLSDVEPGPPCLDSTAEVHLQPGHLNGRREALRLSLRETVYEAGSRDWLSRSEEVVILPNSKPDLPDVWIKRDGQQEATC; from the exons ATGGACGACTGCGCCAGGATTGGAGAAAGCTCGGATGCCATAGTGACGGAtgactcttctgtggatgacaGGGACGTTCAGCAAGCTGGCCAGAG CGACATTCCGGTTCTTTCTCTGTGCCCCCCCGACGGGTCTGCTGAGACCCAGCTGGCAATTAGCCAGTCTGACAGGGAGCTTTGTGACAGCTGCAGCAGCCTCGGCAGACCCTCTTCCTCTTTCCAGCTTTACCACCAA GTCCCTCACTGCCTCCACGATtcaacaaagcagaaaaaatgccGGCACTGCAGCCCTTGCAGTTCGGCCAAACCGCACGCCTGTCATTCAAACACAGCAGGTTGTCACGGCGAGGGAAATGTTCTGGTCAAAGTGGGACACAGCAGCGGTTCTGCCCATCAGACATCGAGTCACGGAGCGGTCAGATGTCACTGGCTCCACGGGTCAAATGAGAGCCGGGCACAGAAACCGAGGCAGCATCACGTGATCACAGTCAG ATATGGACGACTTTGCAGCCTCCTTAAAAG TTACTCCCGATTGATCGTGGACTATCCATCACTGCTCCTGCTGGGCtgtgctgttctgctgctgggaTGCTCACTGGCTGGATTTCTTATTGGGCCTTTGCCAGACTTCTCTGACCCCATGCTG GGTTTTGAGCCGCGGGGAACGTACATCGGAGTTCGGCTGTCCAGCTTATCCAAACTGCAGGAGAACACTGGTCCGGGGAAAGCCATGACTGCGGTACCGCAGCAGCTCAGTGGAAG GCTGGAGGACGTCTTCAGTCAAGGCAGTAATGGAAGTCGAGGTTCTTCCAGAGGTCTTTTTAAGAGGATGTTGGCTACAGACGCTTCACCAGACGCCTTCCTCTGTGATGCTCCAG GCGAGAGTTTGGCCCGACTCGTGTTTCGATCCGAAAACTCAGCCAGTCTCTGGAGTCTTAAGGCGATTCAAGCCATGTGTGCAATGGAGGAAGCGAGG ATTCGCTCGCAGGTCAAATTCCAGGATCTGTGCCAGCTGCACGTGAAAGCCGAGGGAACCAGGAGAGGCTGCTGTCCCAGCTGGTCTCTAGGGAATTACTTGGCGGTCCTTTCTAACGCCTCCTGCTGCCTCAGCCTCAACGCCCAGCAG GTTTCAGATGCTCTAAAACTTCTCCAAAAATGTGCTCCTTACTACCATGAGGGGCGTCTGGTGGAGGCCTGCGTGGAAAGACCGGCGCGTGGCAGCTGCTTCACCGTGCCCTCGCGCTGCAAGCAGTCCCGCGTGGTTTTCCAAATCCTGCACTTCCTGGTGGACAAAGACTTCCTGGGCCCGGACACCGTAGAGTACCAGATCCCCACACTGAAGTACAGCCTGATGTTCCTGCCGGTGGATAAGGGCGAGCCAATGATGGAAGTTTACATGAACAGCCTCGAAAGCAGGGATCTGACCTACAATAATACAACCATTACTGGGATTGATTTTGGGATTAAGAAGAGTCTTTTCAAGTACTACCTAACCAGAGATTTGGTGTACCTAGTTTTggctgttttttgtcttttgttcacCATGGTTTTATATCTGAACTCTGTCTTCATCGTAGCGTTATCGATTCTTTCGATCGCCGGCTCCCTCTTGACGTCCTATTTTTTCTACAAGGTGGTGTTTCGCCTGACTTTCTTCCCCATGATCAGCCTGTCAGCAGCTCTCATTCTCTTAGGAAGCTGCTCCAATCAGGTTTTCATCTTCAGTGACTTCTGGAATCTGCATCTGATGCAGAATCCCTCCGCCTCGCCAGGGAAGAGAGTAGCCAGAGCTCTGCGTGAAGTTGGCTATTTGATTCTAGCATCGGGGCTAACCTCTAGCGCTGCGTTTTGGTCGGGTTACCTCAGCAGTATCACAGCGATCAGGTGTTTCTCTGTCTATCTGGGTACCTCATCGTTAATCAGCTCCCTCTTGTCTCTGATTTGGCTGCCATGTGTGTTTACGTTGCGCGATCGCTACAGAAAGGCCCATCCCGCGTCTTCGGCCGCACAGGGATGGAAGCCCTGCTGCTCCAAAAACACAGAGGGCTTCTGGGAAACAAGCTCTCAcaaaaaatgccttttcatGGTCTCGCAGAAGCTGAGAGAAGTCAAACGAGGCCTCACAGACACTTCCAGTTTGTTGTTCCTGAAAATCTTGCCCTGTGGAGTGATCAAGTTTCGGTACATTTGGGTGTGCTGGTTTGCCGTTCTGGCGGTGGGGGGCACGTACATGTCCTGTGTGGAGCCGGGAATGAAGCTGTCAACCCTGGAAAGCCAGGTCGCTCAGCTTTTTCGCTCCAGTCACCCATTCGAGCGGTACGATGCAGAGTACAGCCACGTTTTTATGTTTGAGAGGCAGAAGCGTGGCGAGGATAAGCCCGTCACATTAATGCTTGTCTGGGGTGTCAAACCAACCGACAATGGGGATCATTTAGACCCAAGGAGCAGTGGCTCACTGGTCCTTGACCTTGACTTTAATATGAGCCACCCTGAAGCTCAGATATGGCTGAGGGATCTGTGCGGACGAGTCCAGAACCAAAGCTTCTACTCCTCTCCATCCCTGGAGGATGAAGACCTTGTGACAGAAAACATCTGTCTTGTGGATCAGCTGGTGCGTTGGGTCTCTTCCAGACGGTGCTCGGAAAGccatttctgctgcagtggCGTCCATTTCCCATACCCCCCCGAGGTTTTTGAGAGCTGCCTCAGCCTGATGCTGGTGGAGAGGTACACTGAGGGTCGTCCACCGCCAAGTGACAGCCTATACTTCCATCTAGACGGCAGGGTCGCGgcccttgtgctgtcttttAAAACCACCTACCTCTACAGCTTCAACTTCAGCAGGACCAGCGTTTTTTACCAACAAATCCTGACTTGGTTCAACGGAGAAATGTCTGGAGCACCACAAGGACTGGAGAAGGGCTGGTTCGTTGGCCCGTTGTCTCTTTTTGATCTACAGCAGTCTTTGAGCACAGAGACGCTGGTTGTAGCTGGCTCCTCTGTGGCTTTCACCTTTGTTTTGCTACTCCTGACCACATGGAACATTGCACTGAGCATATATGCCACCGCTGCCGTCGGAGGGACAGTGTTCGTCACGGTTGGCCTCCTCGTTCTCCTGGAATGGCAGCTGAGCGGCCTTGAGGCTCTTTTCATATCAGCAGCTGCAGGGTTGTCTGTCGACTTCGTAGCTAACTATTGCATTTCCTACAGTTTAGCTCCTCATTCGGATAAAATTGGAAAAGTTGTGCACTCCACTAAAAAGATGGGGTGTCCTGTAGCAATCGTTTCTGGTGCATTCTTCTTCATGGGCGTCGTTATGTTACCTGCCACAGCCTTACATTTCAGGAAGCTTGGCatcttcttgtttttggtgAAATGCGTCGCCTGTGGATTTGCCACTTTCTTCTTCCAGTCGCTGTGCTGCTTCTTCGGGCCCAAGAGACGCTGCAGAACAATACAGCTGCCATGTCTCTCAGAGCGGGCAAATGGTGCCCTGACCCCTTGCCCCGAGCCTGGTTCCTCGTCATCCTCGGCTGCAAACGGGGCCTTTGGAAAGTCCCATGTTAGACGGAGTTATGACAGAGAGCCGGACGGGTACCTTTACCCCCATCACCAGCGCCAGCAGAAACAGATGGAAGGTGGGGACGACGTGAACAGGAGGGCGGAGCAGTACGAACTGCAGCCACTAGCTTATCGACTGAGCGACAGCTTTGAGAACAGCACCTGCACCAGTAAACTGTCCAACCGACCGTCTGTGCTCTCTGATGAGATAGAGTATTGTGAGGGAGAGTTGAGCAACACCAGCAGAGACAAGGAAAGCCATGCGATCTGCCAAGCACCTCCTGCTCTGCAGACCTCCTCCCCTTATAGGGAGCCCACTTTGAAAAACGCTGCAGGAGACAAGCTGCTGTGTAAAACATGCACAGCTGCGGTCAAGGAGTGGAGTGGCACACCCCGCTCCGTATCATCAAGCTTCATCAGCCAAACGCTGGATACCTCTGACCAGCTCTTACCCTGCGGAGGCAACAACGTTGTAGATGGCGAAGGTCAGCGTGAAGAGCCCCTCCTGTACTGCTCTCAGAGCTCCTGCGAGGGTTTGGAGGATTCCTGTGACACGTGCCTCAGTGACGTCGAACCGGGGCCCCCGTGCCTCGACAGCACTGCCGAGGTCCACCTGCAGCCGGGACATCTCAACGGCAGGCGAGAAGCGCTCCGGCTCTCGCTGAGGGAAACCGTTTACGAGGCCGGCAGCAGGGACTGGCTGAGCCGCAGCGAGGAGGTCGTCATTCTACCCAACAGTAAACCGGACTTACCCGACGTTTGGATAAAGAGGGATGGACAACAAGAGGCCACCTGCTAG
- the pkdcc gene encoding extracellular tyrosine-protein kinase PKDCC, translating into MIGSLRVAALLAFVVLCALLLLLISSVQQFGAKLSGAAAAGDEEELLRDAFLCQLKERRRELIPLLHQEAGNEPSGVESRLLVGSTSEVTLGSTEAHLDEVGCEALVDMQALEVLGSGYTKLVFKASLAGGQSVALKLVNEQGVDMKRCLEEFKDPEGCWELVSYKLKKEMILLRKLQHPNIIKLKGHCAGVQGGRGVEAGRLAVILEWGDPLQMIQLLQSPWEDRFRVCLDLVRLLHFLSRSPLGSIGLLDFQPQQFVTVSGELKLTDLDDGSPKETVCQTDEDCTLQFPQRNFSLPCSAQGLCERRNEKRNIYNAYRYFFTYLLPHQAPPRLTHLVDHIMNTTGELTADVNQTLEAFEHILHLYKSGLHLDNIPPSILRDYTVMRGVGTSGNVDYRCWPSYSQHGCVLSVHGAKEAAHVCNSHSQCSSFTLTGQKTWTGRLLASFKRSFSHLVPDDSSEVYVKKSLETPSL; encoded by the exons ATGATCGGCTCTTTACGCGTGGCTGCCCTTCTGGCCTTTGTGGTTCTCTGCGCGCTGCTGTTGCTCTTGATCAGCAGTGTGCAGCAGTTTGGAGCCAAACTGTCCGGCGCAGCTGCTGCtggtgatgaagaggagctgctgCGCGACGCGTTCCTCTGCCAGCTGAAGGAGAGACGCAGAGAACTCATCCCGCTGCTCCACCAGGAGGCTGGCAATGAACCATCAGGGGTTGAAAGTCGACTTCTCGTGGGTTCCACTAGTGAGGTCACGCTTGGCTCCACGGAGGCGCATCTGGATGAAGTGGGTTGCGAGGCTCTGGTGGACATGCAGGCGCTGGAGGTGCTCGGCTCGGGATACACCAAGCTGGTTTTTAAAGCGAGCCTGGCTGGAGGTCAGTCTGTGGCCTTAAAGCTGGTCAATGAACAGGGCGTAGATATGAAAAGGTGCTTAGAGGAGTTCAAGGATCCCGAGGGCTGCTGGGAGCTGGTTTCCTACAAACTGAAGAAGGAGATGATCCTCCTGCGTAAACTGCAGCATCCAAACATCATAAAg CTAAAGGGTCACTGTGCGGGAGTCCAGGGAGGACGAGGAGTCGAGGCCGGACGTCTGGCAGTCATTCTGGAGTGGGGGGATCCTCTCCAAATGATCCAGCTTCTCCAGAGCCCCTGGGAGGACAGATTCAGG GTGTGTCTGGACCTGGTCCGGCTGCTTCACTTCCTGTCCCGGTCCCCGCTGGGCTCCATAGGCCTGCTGGACTTCCAGCCGCAGCAGTTTGTCACCGTGTCCGGCGAGCTGAAGCTCACAGACCTGGATGACGGGAGCCCGAAGGAGACGGTCTGTCAGACGGACGAAGACTGCACGCTGCAGTTTCCGCAGCGAAACTTCTCTCTGCCCTGCTCGGCTCAGGGCTTGTGTGAGCGTCGGAACGAGAAGAGGAACATCTACAACGCCTACAG GTATTTCTTCACCTACCTGCTGCCTCACCAGGCCCCGCCCAGGCTCACACACCTGGTCGACCACATCATGAACACCACAG GCGAACTGACAGCTGATGTCAATCAGACGCTGGAGGCCTTCGAACACATCCTCCACCTGTATAAATCAGGACTACACCTGGACAACATACCTCCATCCATACTCAGAG ACTACACTGTGATGCGCGGTGTGGGAACCTCCGGGAACGTGGATTACCGCTGCTGGCCCTCCTACAGCCAGCACGGCTGCGTACTGTCCGTCCACGGTGCCAAAGAGGCAGCTCATGTCTGCAACTCCCACTCTCAGTGCAGCAGCTTCACTCTGACGGGGCAGAAGACATGGACAG gtcGCCTCCTCGCTTCTTTCAAGCGCAGCTTTAGTCACCTGGTGCCCGATGATTCATCAGAGGTATACGTGAAGAAATCTCTGGAGACTCCTTCATTGTGA